GCCGCCCGCCTGACCGTCGGCTTTGCGGCGGTCCTCCTGCCCGTCACCGCGAGCGCGGTGCTGGCGCTGGTCACGGTCCCCCGCCTGGTGGACGCCGTCACCCGCTTTCAGCAGGAGACCCTGCGCCGGCTGAGCGTCCTCGAGGATGTGCGGCTGCTGATCACCGACGCCGTCAGCCAGGACCATGCCTACATCCTCAGCGACGGCCAGGATCTCTATGACGAGGCGTTTGAGGCCCGAATCGAAGAGCTGGACCGCCTGCTGGAGGTGTATGGCGCCGGCGGCCCGCCCGAGACCGAGCGCGTCGCCGACCAGCAGCGGTTGCTGCGGGAGGCGGTGGCGCGCCTCAGCGCCGCCCACGACCACGTGGAGGAGCTCATCGTGCAGGGACGCCTCCCGGAGGCCCGGCACATCTCCGCGCGGGACGGACAGGCGGCGGCCCGGGCCGCGCTGTCCGCGGTGGCCCAGCTGGTCCAGGCCGAACGCGAGCAGACCGGGCGGGTGCTGGAGCGGATCGCGGCCGACGCGCGGCGCGTGCACCGCTGGATCCTGCTGGCCGCCGGCGTGGCGGCGCTCATCGGCGGAGGCGTGGCGGCCAGCGTGATCCGGTCGATCACGGAGCCGGTGCGGCGCCTGGTCGAGGTCACCCGCCGGGTGGACCGGGGGAACCTGCGCCCGCGGGCCGGCCTGCGGGGATCCGACGAGATCGCCCAGCTGGGGGCCAGCTTCGACCGGATGATCGACCGGCTGCAGGCGGCGTTCGCGGAACAGGAGAGATTCCTCGCCGACATCTCCCACGAGCTGCGCACGCCCATCACGGTGGTGCGGGGGCATCTGGAGCTGCTCCGGCGGTCCGACCGCCCCGACCAGCGGGAGCGGGCGG
This sequence is a window from Armatimonadota bacterium. Protein-coding genes within it:
- a CDS encoding ATP-binding protein, with the protein product MRASIAARLTVGFAAVLLPVTASAVLALVTVPRLVDAVTRFQQETLRRLSVLEDVRLLITDAVSQDHAYILSDGQDLYDEAFEARIEELDRLLEVYGAGGPPETERVADQQRLLREAVARLSAAHDHVEELIVQGRLPEARHISARDGQAAARAALSAVAQLVQAEREQTGRVLERIAADARRVHRWILLAAGVAALIGGGVAASVIRSITEPVRRLVEVTRRVDRGNLRPRAGLRGSDEIAQLGASFDRMIDRLQAAFAEQERFLADISHELRTPITVVRGHLELLRRSDRPDQRERAVRLGLDELSRMTRLVDDLLLLARAARPDFLAVRPVHLPGFVDEVFQKARALADRSWHRGPVPDVTLMADPDRLTQALLNLLRNAAQHTRPGQRITLSASVAGEWVTLAVADEGEGIPADLLPRLFERFHRGAGRSDGTGLGLSIVRAIARAHGGDVTVHSTPGAGSTFTLRLPRAAPGPPTVTPP